A window from bacterium encodes these proteins:
- a CDS encoding FAD-binding oxidoreductase: MDGGSGGVPVDELRGQCAGEVFAQGDPGYDAARAVWNGYIDKRPLVVARCRGVADVLAAVRFARAHDLLTAVRGGGHNVAGFGTCDGGIVIDLSPMKGIRVNPETRTARAQPGLTWGEFDRETQAFGLATTGGLVTTTGIGGFTLGGGIGWLMRKHGLTIDNLLSADVVTADGRLLTANAMSHPDLYWALRGGGGNFGIVTSFEYRLHPVGPAVIGGAVFHPAAAAGNVLRFYNQWVATLPDEMTTMAAFITAPPLPFIPAALHGTPMLAVALCYAGPPADGERTARPLLSFGPPAVAHVGPVPYTILQGMFDASAPYGIHSYWKTHYVPDLSDAAIDALVAQTARMSSLSPFTTLHIHHLEGAVSRVDPEATAFRHRTPRYAMNIVGLWTGGERAEPHIDWVRGTFDAVQPFATGAPYLNFLGDEGQDRVRAAYGAATYDRLVAVKNRYDPTNLFRVNQNIRPTAAATA; encoded by the coding sequence ATGGACGGTGGATCGGGGGGCGTGCCGGTCGATGAGTTGAGAGGACAGTGCGCGGGTGAGGTCTTCGCCCAGGGCGACCCCGGCTACGATGCCGCCCGCGCCGTGTGGAACGGATACATCGACAAGCGACCCCTTGTCGTCGCGCGGTGCCGGGGCGTGGCCGACGTGCTTGCCGCGGTCCGGTTCGCCCGCGCCCACGATTTGTTGACGGCGGTGCGGGGCGGCGGACACAACGTCGCCGGATTCGGCACGTGCGACGGGGGCATCGTCATCGATCTCTCGCCGATGAAGGGCATCCGGGTCAACCCAGAGACGCGCACCGCCCGGGCCCAGCCGGGCCTCACCTGGGGAGAGTTCGACCGCGAGACCCAGGCGTTCGGACTCGCCACGACCGGTGGGCTGGTGACGACGACCGGGATCGGCGGGTTCACGCTCGGCGGGGGCATCGGGTGGCTCATGCGTAAGCACGGGCTCACCATCGACAATCTGCTCTCCGCCGACGTCGTCACCGCCGACGGGCGGCTCCTGACGGCAAACGCGATGAGCCACCCGGACCTGTATTGGGCGCTGCGCGGGGGCGGTGGAAACTTCGGCATCGTCACGTCGTTCGAGTACCGGCTCCATCCGGTGGGGCCGGCCGTGATCGGCGGCGCCGTGTTCCATCCCGCGGCCGCCGCGGGGAACGTGCTGCGGTTCTATAACCAATGGGTCGCCACGCTGCCGGACGAGATGACAACCATGGCGGCGTTCATCACCGCGCCGCCCCTGCCGTTCATTCCGGCGGCGCTGCACGGGACCCCGATGCTCGCGGTGGCGCTGTGCTACGCGGGCCCGCCGGCCGACGGCGAGCGGACGGCGCGGCCGCTGCTCTCGTTCGGGCCGCCCGCGGTCGCCCACGTCGGACCGGTGCCGTACACCATTCTCCAGGGCATGTTCGATGCCAGCGCGCCGTACGGCATCCATTCCTACTGGAAGACGCACTACGTCCCGGACCTGTCCGACGCGGCGATCGACGCCCTCGTGGCGCAGACCGCGCGCATGTCCTCGCTCTCGCCGTTTACGACGCTCCACATCCACCATCTCGAGGGCGCGGTGAGCCGCGTGGACCCCGAGGCAACGGCCTTCCGGCACCGCACGCCGCGCTACGCGATGAACATCGTCGGCCTGTGGACCGGCGGGGAGCGGGCGGAGCCGCACATCGATTGGGTGCGCGGGACGTTCGACGCCGTGCAGCCGTTCGCCACCGGAGCGCCCTACCTCAACTTCCTCGGCGATGAAGGCCAGGACCGGGTGCGGGCGGCCTACGGGGCGGCGACGTACGACCGGCTGGTGGCGGTGAAGAACCGCTACGATCCCACGAACCTCTTCCGGGTGAATCAGAACATCCGGCCGACGGCCGCGGCGACCGCGTAG
- a CDS encoding pyridoxal-phosphate dependent enzyme, which produces MSRMATTVYTTVDLRQRIAAIPRVRLGFLPTPIQHCPNLSRDLGVDLWVKRDDLIGPAFGGNKMRNLEWRMAEAQASGADVLVFGVEATSNSARQTTAAANMLGLPLVLVLRGTPGAEPQGNLLCDLILGAEVRLLDLPTYHDLSRAVQDVVEELRARGRRPWSLNHGKMFECGAALATLENFLEILDLLEARDRRPDAIYISSGGKGLAGLVTARKALGLPVRVFGIASTSNEDPWRYAAETATATAALLGVSITVSPEEIEATYDYIGPGYGIPTPDGLDAILLFARREGIMLDPVYTGKAAAGLLDHIRKGLVPPGATVVFVHTGGQPALFAQSRAILDHIRERQRTGASGGGEGRA; this is translated from the coding sequence ATGAGCCGCATGGCCACGACAGTGTACACCACCGTTGATCTCCGGCAGCGCATCGCGGCGATCCCGCGCGTCCGCCTCGGCTTCCTGCCCACGCCGATCCAACACTGCCCCAACCTCTCACGCGATCTCGGCGTCGATCTGTGGGTGAAGCGAGACGACCTCATCGGCCCGGCGTTCGGCGGCAACAAGATGCGAAACTTGGAGTGGCGCATGGCCGAGGCGCAGGCGTCAGGCGCCGACGTCCTCGTCTTCGGGGTCGAAGCGACCTCGAACTCGGCCCGGCAGACGACCGCCGCAGCCAACATGCTGGGGCTGCCGCTCGTGCTGGTCCTGCGCGGGACGCCGGGCGCGGAACCGCAGGGCAACCTGCTCTGCGACCTCATCCTGGGCGCCGAGGTGCGCCTGCTCGACCTGCCGACTTATCACGATCTCAGCCGCGCGGTTCAAGACGTGGTGGAGGAACTCCGCGCGCGGGGCCGGCGGCCCTGGAGCCTCAATCATGGCAAGATGTTCGAATGCGGAGCGGCGCTGGCGACCCTCGAGAATTTCCTCGAAATCCTAGATCTGCTTGAAGCCCGCGACCGGCGGCCGGACGCGATCTACATTTCGTCCGGCGGGAAGGGGCTCGCGGGGCTCGTCACCGCCAGGAAGGCGCTCGGCCTGCCCGTGCGCGTGTTCGGTATCGCGTCGACGAGCAACGAGGACCCCTGGCGGTACGCGGCGGAGACCGCCACCGCGACCGCCGCGCTGCTGGGGGTATCCATCACCGTGTCGCCGGAAGAAATCGAGGCGACGTACGACTACATTGGCCCCGGCTACGGCATCCCAACACCCGACGGCCTCGACGCGATCCTCCTGTTCGCCCGGCGCGAGGGCATCATGCTGGACCCTGTGTACACGGGGAAGGCCGCGGCGGGCCTGCTGGATCACATCCGCAAGGGTCTCGTGCCGCCTGGCGCGACGGTCGTGTTCGTCCACACCGGCGGACAGCCGGCGCTGTTCGCGCAGAGCCGGGCAATCCTGGATCATATTCGGGAACGTCAACGCACCGGCGCCTCGGGAGGCGGGGAGGGAAGAGCATGA
- a CDS encoding spore germination protein GerW family protein yields MLEQMLTRISAAQERAGVKTVFGEPYQVNGRTIIPVARVRYGFGFGLGRRNGAEKAHGEPDEGGGGAGASVRPVAVLEVGATETKVKPILDVTRLVLGAMLLAAWNVFWISYTVRRVRAKEFAGD; encoded by the coding sequence ATGCTCGAGCAGATGTTGACCCGCATTAGCGCGGCGCAGGAGCGCGCCGGCGTCAAGACGGTGTTTGGTGAACCCTACCAGGTGAACGGCCGCACCATCATTCCGGTCGCCCGGGTCCGCTACGGTTTCGGGTTCGGTCTGGGGCGCCGCAACGGGGCGGAGAAGGCCCACGGCGAGCCGGACGAGGGTGGCGGCGGTGCGGGCGCGTCCGTCCGGCCGGTCGCCGTCCTCGAGGTCGGCGCGACGGAGACCAAGGTCAAACCCATCCTCGACGTGACCCGGCTCGTGTTGGGCGCCATGCTGCTCGCGGCCTGGAACGTGTTTTGGATTTCCTACACCGTCCGCCGGGTCCGCGCGAAGGAGTTCGCGGGCGATTGA
- a CDS encoding glutamate cyclase domain-containing protein, whose product MPDADAKLLTVGEAIDSLCSIEITGRGVVRALYSAARAAQHGPLCLAAARELTRRVRPGDAVVIATGLPTYPWFFGEQDGPVGTATLARALVLGLAARPVIVTEATHVEMCRAAVRGAGLYARGLDETLRLPTTAGVIAFPTDPEEAEVLAADLVQRVRPKAMIAIERPGANEHGHYHAAKGLRLTDHCAKVDVLFAKGKAAGAYTVGIGDGGNELGCAIIKDTVVATVPYGRKCQCPCGGTVVPAFIPDHLVIAAISNWGAYGIEAALALVLERREILHGRDIDRRVHDLCAAAEANNNGPGLLDPGTDAVPAEIHGAFVALLGCMIQNGLDFGRLYKEPRYPWLAV is encoded by the coding sequence GTGCCGGACGCGGACGCAAAGCTGCTGACCGTCGGGGAGGCGATCGACAGCCTCTGCTCCATCGAGATCACAGGCCGCGGCGTGGTGCGCGCGCTCTACTCCGCCGCACGCGCGGCGCAGCACGGCCCGTTGTGTCTTGCGGCGGCGCGGGAGTTGACGCGGCGGGTCCGGCCGGGCGACGCCGTCGTCATCGCGACCGGGCTGCCGACGTACCCGTGGTTCTTCGGCGAGCAGGACGGACCGGTCGGGACGGCCACGCTGGCCCGCGCGCTGGTCCTAGGTTTGGCCGCCAGACCCGTGATCGTGACGGAAGCCACCCACGTCGAGATGTGCCGCGCCGCGGTCCGCGGGGCCGGACTCTATGCGCGCGGCCTGGACGAGACGCTGCGGCTGCCGACGACGGCGGGGGTCATCGCGTTCCCGACCGACCCCGAAGAGGCCGAGGTCCTGGCCGCGGATCTGGTGCAGCGGGTGCGGCCGAAGGCGATGATCGCGATCGAACGCCCGGGCGCGAACGAGCACGGCCACTATCACGCGGCCAAGGGGTTGCGGCTCACGGACCACTGCGCCAAGGTGGACGTGCTGTTCGCGAAGGGGAAGGCCGCCGGTGCATACACGGTCGGTATCGGCGACGGCGGCAACGAGCTGGGCTGCGCGATCATCAAGGACACGGTCGTCGCCACGGTGCCCTATGGCCGGAAGTGTCAGTGTCCCTGCGGCGGCACGGTGGTGCCGGCGTTCATCCCGGACCACCTCGTGATCGCGGCGATCTCGAATTGGGGTGCGTACGGCATCGAGGCGGCCCTCGCGCTTGTGCTTGAGCGCCGCGAGATCCTCCACGGCCGCGACATCGACCGGCGGGTACATGACCTGTGTGCGGCCGCCGAAGCCAACAACAACGGGCCGGGGCTGCTTGATCCCGGGACCGACGCCGTCCCCGCCGAGATCCACGGTGCTTTCGTCGCGCTCTTAGGCTGCATGATCCAAAACGGCTTGGACTTTGGGCGCCTCTACAAGGAGCCGCGCTATCCCTGGCTCGCCGTCTAA